The Geoalkalibacter subterraneus genome contains the following window.
AGCTTGGCCTGCAAAGCCGGCTTCATATCGCCGATTTCGTCGAGAAACAGTGTGCCGCCCTCGGCATACTGGATGCGCCCCTGCTTCGATTGGGCCGCACCTGTAAAGGCGCCCTTGATGTAGCCGAACAGTTCACTTTCCAGCAACTCATCGGGGATCGCCGCACAGTTGAGGGGCACGAAGTTCTTGCCGCTGCGGGGGCTGTAGGCATGAATCGCCTTGGCCACCATCTCCTTGCCGGTGCCGCTGTCGCCCTGGATCAGGACTGTGCTTTCGCCATCCTCCGCCACCCGCTCGACGATCTCGAACAACGACTGCATCTGTGAAGAGGCGCCGATGATGCCGTGGAATCCTTCAGTTTTGCGAATTTTGGGACCGCGTTTTTCCTTATGAATGGCCAGGTCGTGATGCTCGATACTGCGGGCCGCAACAATCACCGCCTCGTCATAATGGTAGGGTTTGTTGAGATAGAAAAGGGCGCCGGCCTGCAGCGCCTTGACCGCCGACTCACGATCGCCGACAGGCAAAGCGATCACCGAAACCACCTCGGGGTTGCGGCGCAGCACCTCCTTGATCAATACGATGCCACGTCCTTCGGGAAACAGGTCGGTCAGAAGAAGGGAAATATCCTGGCTGTCCAGCATAGAGAGCGCATCTTCCGGAGAGTCTGCCTCCAGAACGAGGCAGTCGATCTCCTTGCGCAACATAACCGCGAGTGCTTCGCGGTTACGGCAATCACCGTCGACGAGCAGAATGGAACGCAATGCTCTCTCCCTGTTTACATAAATGACAGGGCCGCGACCATCGAAAAACAGACGGGCGAACCCCACCCCTGCCCAAATAAAAGCAATCATTGCCGCCCTAAAAAGGCGGCCTGCCAACCCCTTTGGGGGCACTCGCAAAAACTCAGCGGATGGCTAAGCAAAAATTTCGTCCGACAAGGCTTGGTGGTTTTTCAAGGGCGAAGGCATACATCAGCGATGTCGAGGTCCTGAAAAAAACGCAGTAACGCCGTAGGGCGAACTTTTTCCGACGCCATCAACCCCTTGAAGACCGGGGGAAAACACCACGGCGCGAGAATAGCATGAAGTCATTCTCTATTTCAACGAAAGGTGTCGGGAAAATGACTTTTTCAGCCCCTGCCGCCGGTAAATACCGCCTGGTCCAGAGTGCCCCGTGCAGTGATATTGCGAAAAGCCGTCAAACGGATGGCCAGGATCACCGTCAACGCCGTGCCGGCAAAGATCGCGATCATAATGGCAATCTGGTACTTGATGGCGGTCATGGGATTGCCTCCGCCGAGAATCACGCCGGTCATCATCCCCGGCAGGGAAACCAGGCCGACCGTGGAAATGGTCGCCACCGTCGGCGCCAGCGCGGCCTGGCAGGCATCGCGCACAAAGGGCAGCAGCGCTTCCCTGAGATTGGCGCCCTGGGAAAGGCTGAGCAGGTAGGCTTTTTCCTCTTTTTTCAGCGACTCGTAGAAGGTCCTGATGCCGATGATATCTGCGCGCAGGCAGTTGCCGAGAATCATGCCACTGATCGGGATAAGATACTGGGCATCAAGGGCGGAAGGCCCTTTCAGCACCACGAAGGCAAAGACCAGCAGCGGCACAATCGTACCCGCCACCAGTGCGATGAACAGACCGAGCCCCAGTCGCCGGAAACGTAGCCGACAGCCATTGACGATGGAGACATCGGCCACCCCGATCATGATCAGAACCCAGGCGCCGGTCAGCCAGAGATTGTTCAGATCGAAGATGAACTGCAGGTAAAAACCGACGAACAGCAGCTGCACCGTCATGCGCACCACCGCGACAAGAGTCTGCCCCATCATCGGCATGCGCAGCCATAACATGATTCCCAGTGGAATCGCCAGCATCAGGTAAGCTGACATCAGTCGCAGGGGGGTGATATCGATAATGCTCATGACGCGTCCCCTGTCAGGTTCTGCTGCATCCCGGACAATTCGATCAGGTCGTCGGCCGCCTCGATCCATTCCCGGTCGTGGGTTACGGACAACAGGGTCAGATTCTCCCTTGAAGAGAGAAGATCGATGACCGCCTGCTTGGCACCCTGGTCCAGCGCTGAGGACGCTTCATCCAAAAGAAGGATCTCGCGCTCAAGCAGCAGCGCACTGATCAGGGCGACGCGCTGCTTCTCGCCGCCGGAAAGCGAGGTGATGTCCTTGTCCAGCAGATGCCCGGGCAGATAGAGCTTCTCCATCAACTCAGGGGCACGCTCCATGTTGTCCTTCAGATGGCGGTTGTTCTTGAAAGTGAAAGGGTGGTTCAGGATCTGGCGCACCGTGCCTTCCCCCAGTTCCGGTTCCTGCGACACATAGGCCATGCGGGTGCGAAGTCGCCACACTGAGGAGGCGGTAAGCTCCTCTCCGAAAATACGGATGCTCCCTTCAGTCGGCGCGACAAATCCCAGCAGCGCCAGCAGCAGCGTTGATTTGCCGCTGCCCGACGGACCCACCAGGGTCGCTTTGCGCCCCCTTGCAAGACGCAGGCTGAGGTCTGAAAGAATCGTCTGGCCGCCCACCTGCACGCTCAGACGATCAATGTCGATCGCGATTTGTTCCACACGAGTCTCCCTGACAGCGGCTTTGCGGCGACCATCCCAACGCTCGCTTCCTTTCTCACAACACATTTCGTGATACCATAAGAACTTGAAAAATGCTAATTTCTTAAACTTCGATTTTGTATCGCCAGGAAGGAGTCAAAGCACGCGCCAAGGCTCAACAAAGGAGACCTCAGGATGACGGGCAGCAAAGCATTTAAATTCGAATCAATTGCTCTAGGTTTAATTTTCTTTCTCACCATCTCCCTCGCCGGATGCGGCACCCTCATCTATCCCGAACGCCGCGGGCAGAGCGGCGGACGCATCGACCCGGCAATCGCCATCCTCGATGGAGTCGGCCTGCTGGTGTTCCTGATCCCCGGCATGATCGCTTTTGCCGTCGATTTCGCTACCGGCGCCATCTACCTGCCCGGCTCATCCCACGCTGCGCTGGACGGCGACAAGATGACCATTATCGAACTTCCGGACTCGGACATGTCGCCTGAAGCCCTGCGGGAGATTATTGAAGAGCGAACCGGGTATCCCATCTCCTTTCACCATCCGCAACTAGAAGCGTACCGTGTCGAGAATGCGGAGGATATCAGGGTGCGGCTCGGGGTGAACTGAAAAAACCTGAACCGCAGAGACCGCGGAGGGCGCGGAGAAAAGCTTTTCAACACCAAGTCACCAAGAATGGCACTAAGACACCAAGAAAATCTTTTTTTTGCTATGAAAGCGCTAAAATTTAGGGGCGTGGAGGAAATCATGGGAAGGAAAAATCATACCAGGTTCTGCTTGCTGCTGCAGGCTTTCTCCTTTAGTATACATGTATAGCAAAGGAGGATACAATGCTTGCACTACGCCTTCCTGAAGACATTGAACGCCGCCTGGAGGCGCTGGCAAAACGCTCAGGCCGCTCCAAATCCTTTTACGCCCGCGAGGCCATCCTCGAACATCTCGATGACCTCGAGGCCGCCTATCTTTCCGACGAAATTCTCCAGCGCGTCGAAAACGGCACGGAACCAACCTACACCCTCGACGAACTGGAGCGTCAACTTGGCCTGGCGGATTGAAATTACGCGCACCGCCCGCAAACAGCTGACCAAACTCGATCGCCAGATCCAGGTCGATATTCTACGCTATCTGCGGGAGAAGATCGCAACCGATGATGATCCGCGCCGCTATGGCGGGCCTTTGAGAAGAGACCTCGCCGGGCGGTGGAAATACCGCGTCGGGAGCTATCGGCTGATCTGCGAAATTCAGGATGAAAAAATTCTGGTCCTTGTACTGATGGTCGGACACCGTGGGAAAATTTATGAAAGAACCTGACCCGCGGATTATACGACCTTGCCGAAGA
Protein-coding sequences here:
- a CDS encoding sigma-54-dependent transcriptional regulator yields the protein MRSILLVDGDCRNREALAVMLRKEIDCLVLEADSPEDALSMLDSQDISLLLTDLFPEGRGIVLIKEVLRRNPEVVSVIALPVGDRESAVKALQAGALFYLNKPYHYDEAVIVAARSIEHHDLAIHKEKRGPKIRKTEGFHGIIGASSQMQSLFEIVERVAEDGESTVLIQGDSGTGKEMVAKAIHAYSPRSGKNFVPLNCAAIPDELLESELFGYIKGAFTGAAQSKQGRIQYAEGGTLFLDEIGDMKPALQAKLLRVLQEKEFEPVGGLKPIKADVRIVAATHRNLEEAVRTGSFREDLYYRLSVVPLQIPPLRDRKDDIPLLIEKFMQVYNRGRKRGLTGFAADAMAALKNYAWPGNVRELENLVQRLAILHADGLVRAADLPEKYREGLNLEALAEEQAAEAVTTSEAVALSGRGEGVPIPEPLEDQADFNALVSDFEDRLILQALSRTGGNKKEAAALLNLKRTTLLEKIKKKQLDSLFRSLGRKSE
- a CDS encoding ABC transporter permease, with the protein product MSIIDITPLRLMSAYLMLAIPLGIMLWLRMPMMGQTLVAVVRMTVQLLFVGFYLQFIFDLNNLWLTGAWVLIMIGVADVSIVNGCRLRFRRLGLGLFIALVAGTIVPLLVFAFVVLKGPSALDAQYLIPISGMILGNCLRADIIGIRTFYESLKKEEKAYLLSLSQGANLREALLPFVRDACQAALAPTVATISTVGLVSLPGMMTGVILGGGNPMTAIKYQIAIMIAIFAGTALTVILAIRLTAFRNITARGTLDQAVFTGGRG
- a CDS encoding ABC transporter ATP-binding protein — protein: MEQIAIDIDRLSVQVGGQTILSDLSLRLARGRKATLVGPSGSGKSTLLLALLGFVAPTEGSIRIFGEELTASSVWRLRTRMAYVSQEPELGEGTVRQILNHPFTFKNNRHLKDNMERAPELMEKLYLPGHLLDKDITSLSGGEKQRVALISALLLEREILLLDEASSALDQGAKQAVIDLLSSRENLTLLSVTHDREWIEAADDLIELSGMQQNLTGDAS
- the relB gene encoding type II toxin-antitoxin system RelB family antitoxin, whose protein sequence is MLALRLPEDIERRLEALAKRSGRSKSFYAREAILEHLDDLEAAYLSDEILQRVENGTEPTYTLDELERQLGLAD
- a CDS encoding type II toxin-antitoxin system RelE family toxin, producing MAWRIEITRTARKQLTKLDRQIQVDILRYLREKIATDDDPRRYGGPLRRDLAGRWKYRVGSYRLICEIQDEKILVLVLMVGHRGKIYERT